A window of the Verminephrobacter eiseniae EF01-2 genome harbors these coding sequences:
- a CDS encoding phenol hydroxylase subunit P4: protein MSVVALSTYDFPAKDVRENFPAPLLYIGWEDHLMFCAPFCLPLPPDMPFGALPTAVLAGVYGEHPDFARIDWSTVEWFKSGQPWQPDPAKSLADNGLTHKDAIRFRTPGLTGIGASFN, encoded by the coding sequence ATGAGCGTCGTCGCCCTCTCCACATACGACTTCCCGGCCAAGGACGTGCGGGAGAACTTTCCCGCGCCGCTGCTCTACATCGGCTGGGAAGACCACCTGATGTTCTGCGCCCCGTTCTGCCTGCCGCTGCCGCCCGACATGCCGTTCGGCGCGCTGCCCACGGCCGTGCTTGCCGGCGTCTACGGCGAGCACCCGGACTTCGCGCGCATCGACTGGTCCACCGTCGAGTGGTTCAAGTCGGGTCAGCCCTGGCAGCCGGACCCGGCCAAGTCGCTGGCCGACAACGGCCTGACGCACAAGGACGCAATCCGTTTCCGCACGCCGGGCCTCACGGGCATCGGGGCTTCGTTCAACTGA
- a CDS encoding aromatic/alkene/methane monooxygenase hydroxylase/oxygenase subunit alpha: MDTRVTKKKLGLKDRYAAMTRGLGWQTTYQPMDKVFPYDKYEGIKIHDWDKWEDPFRLTMDAYWKYQGEKEKKLYAVIEAFAQNNGQLGVSDARYINALKLFIQGVTPLEYYAHRGFAHVGRQFTGEGARVAAQMQSIDELRHYQTETHAISHYNKYFNGMHHSNHWFDRVWYLSVPKSFFEDACTGGPFEFLTAVSFSFEYVLTNLLFVPFMSGAAHNGDMSTVTFGFSAQSDESRHMTLGIECIKFLLEQDPDNVPIVQGWIDKWLWRGYRLLTLVAMMQDYMLPKRVMSWKEAWEMYAEENGGALFKDLARYGIREPKGWKDACEGKDHISHQAWNTFYNYNAAAPFHTWVPNEDEMDWLSEKYPDTFDKHYRPRLEHYRAQQQAGKRFYNKTLPMLCNTCQIPMLFTEPGDASKICYRESDWRGNKHHFCSDHCKDIFDHEPEKYVQSWLPVHQIYQGHCFKPGTDPTVEGFDPLIAVLQWYEMEIGRDNFDFEGSQDQKNFATWRGQPMEGAAK, encoded by the coding sequence ATGGACACCCGCGTCACCAAGAAAAAACTCGGCCTCAAGGACCGCTACGCCGCCATGACCCGCGGCCTGGGCTGGCAGACCACCTACCAGCCCATGGACAAGGTCTTCCCCTACGACAAGTACGAGGGCATCAAGATCCACGACTGGGACAAGTGGGAAGACCCCTTCCGCCTGACCATGGACGCCTACTGGAAATACCAGGGCGAGAAGGAGAAGAAGCTCTACGCGGTGATCGAGGCCTTCGCGCAGAACAACGGCCAGCTGGGCGTGAGCGACGCGCGCTACATCAACGCGCTCAAGCTGTTCATCCAGGGTGTCACGCCGCTGGAGTATTACGCGCACCGCGGCTTCGCGCACGTGGGCCGCCAATTCACCGGCGAGGGCGCACGCGTGGCCGCGCAGATGCAGAGCATCGACGAACTGCGCCACTACCAGACCGAGACGCACGCGATCAGCCACTACAACAAATACTTCAACGGCATGCACCACTCGAACCACTGGTTCGACCGCGTGTGGTACCTGAGCGTGCCCAAGAGCTTCTTCGAGGACGCCTGCACCGGTGGCCCGTTCGAGTTTCTCACCGCCGTGAGCTTCAGCTTCGAATACGTGCTGACCAACCTGCTGTTCGTGCCCTTCATGAGCGGCGCGGCGCACAACGGCGACATGTCCACCGTGACCTTCGGCTTCAGCGCGCAAAGCGACGAGAGCCGCCACATGACGCTGGGCATCGAATGCATCAAGTTCCTGCTGGAGCAGGACCCGGACAACGTGCCCATCGTGCAGGGCTGGATCGACAAGTGGCTCTGGCGCGGCTACCGCCTGCTGACCCTGGTGGCCATGATGCAGGACTACATGCTGCCCAAGCGCGTGATGAGCTGGAAGGAAGCCTGGGAGATGTATGCCGAGGAAAACGGCGGGGCCCTGTTCAAGGACCTGGCGCGCTACGGCATCCGCGAGCCCAAGGGCTGGAAGGACGCCTGCGAAGGCAAGGACCACATCAGCCACCAGGCCTGGAACACCTTCTACAACTACAACGCCGCCGCGCCCTTTCACACCTGGGTGCCCAACGAGGACGAGATGGACTGGCTGTCGGAGAAATACCCCGACACCTTCGACAAGCACTACCGCCCGCGCCTGGAGCACTACCGCGCGCAGCAGCAGGCCGGCAAGCGTTTCTACAACAAGACGCTGCCCATGCTGTGCAACACCTGCCAGATCCCGATGCTGTTCACCGAGCCCGGCGACGCCAGCAAGATCTGCTACCGCGAGAGCGACTGGCGCGGCAACAAGCACCACTTCTGCTCGGACCACTGCAAGGACATCTTCGATCACGAGCCCGAGAAATACGTGCAGAGCTGGCTGCCGGTGCACCAGATCTACCAGGGCCACTGCTTCAAGCCCGGCACCGACCCCACGGTCGAGGGCTTCGACCCGTTGATCGCGGTGCTGCAGTGGTACGAGATGGAGATCGGCCGCGACAACTTCGATTTCGAAGGCTCGCAAGACCAGAAGAACTTCGCCACCTGGCGCGGCCAGCCCATGGAAGGAGCCGCGAAATGA
- a CDS encoding MmoB/DmpM family protein — protein MSNVFIAFQHNEESRPVIDAIVADNPAAQVVHSPGLVKIDAPDRLTIRRSTIEEQTGRPYDLQQIHVNLVTLSGHIDEDDDQLTLSWKH, from the coding sequence ATGTCCAACGTATTCATCGCCTTCCAGCACAACGAAGAATCGCGTCCGGTGATCGACGCCATCGTGGCCGACAACCCCGCCGCACAGGTCGTGCACTCGCCCGGCCTGGTCAAGATCGACGCGCCCGACCGCCTGACGATCCGCCGCTCGACCATCGAGGAGCAGACCGGCCGCCCCTACGACCTGCAGCAGATCCACGTCAACCTGGTGACGCTGTCGGGCCACATCGACGAAGACGACGACCAACTCACCCTGAGCTGGAAACACTGA
- a CDS encoding aromatic/alkene monooxygenase hydroxylase subunit beta, giving the protein MNIDLQAREITPLRHTYAHVAQHIGGDKVASRYQEATFGAQPMTNFHYRPTWDPAHELFDAARSRVVLADWYVLKDPRQFYYATWTMTRSRQQDAMEASFQFVESRGMVAMIPEAVRDKALAVLLPLRHAAWGANMNNASIAAYGFGTAFTAPAMFHAMDNLGIAQYLTRLGLAMAEPQALDAGKQAWLDDPHWQGLRRYVEDTLVLQDPFELFVAQNLALDGLLYPLVYTRFVDDHVALQGGTAVAMLTSFMPEWFDETTRWVDALVKTAAAESDANRALISRWAAEWSDRAQAALTPVAELALDAQGPAALGEAVDQFKARCKKAGLAL; this is encoded by the coding sequence ATGAACATCGACCTGCAGGCGCGCGAGATCACACCGCTGCGCCACACCTATGCCCACGTGGCGCAGCACATCGGCGGCGACAAGGTGGCCTCGCGCTACCAGGAAGCCACCTTCGGCGCCCAGCCGATGACCAACTTCCACTACCGGCCCACCTGGGACCCGGCGCACGAACTGTTCGACGCAGCACGCAGCCGCGTGGTGCTGGCCGACTGGTACGTGCTGAAGGACCCGCGCCAGTTCTATTACGCCACTTGGACCATGACGCGCTCGCGCCAGCAGGACGCGATGGAAGCCAGCTTCCAGTTCGTCGAATCGCGCGGCATGGTCGCCATGATCCCGGAAGCGGTGCGCGACAAGGCGCTCGCGGTGCTGCTGCCGCTGCGCCACGCGGCCTGGGGCGCCAACATGAACAACGCGTCCATCGCCGCCTACGGCTTTGGCACCGCCTTCACCGCGCCGGCCATGTTCCACGCCATGGACAATCTCGGGATCGCGCAGTACCTGACCCGCCTGGGCCTGGCGATGGCCGAGCCGCAGGCTCTGGATGCCGGCAAGCAGGCCTGGCTGGACGACCCGCACTGGCAGGGCCTGCGCCGCTACGTGGAAGACACCCTGGTGCTGCAGGACCCGTTCGAGCTGTTCGTGGCGCAGAACCTCGCGCTCGACGGCCTGCTGTACCCGCTGGTCTACACCCGCTTCGTGGACGACCACGTCGCGCTGCAAGGCGGCACCGCGGTGGCCATGCTGACCAGCTTCATGCCCGAATGGTTCGACGAGACCACGCGCTGGGTCGACGCGCTGGTGAAGACCGCCGCGGCCGAGTCCGACGCCAACCGAGCCCTGATCTCGCGGTGGGCGGCCGAATGGTCGGACCGCGCCCAGGCCGCGCTGACACCGGTGGCCGAACTGGCCCTGGACGCCCAGGGCCCCGCCGCGCTGGGCGAGGCGGTGGACCAGTTCAAGGCCCGCTGCAAGAAGGCCGGCCTCGCGCTCTGA
- a CDS encoding phenol hydroxylase subunit, whose product MTSVHAPEFQNLPAVDLQRRYVRLLERRGDGLVSFEFSIGWPELAVELMLPSAAFDEFCAHNHVIWRED is encoded by the coding sequence ATGACCTCTGTACACGCCCCCGAATTCCAGAACCTGCCCGCCGTGGACCTGCAGCGCCGCTACGTGCGCCTGCTGGAGCGCCGCGGCGACGGCTTGGTCAGCTTCGAGTTCTCGATCGGCTGGCCCGAGCTGGCGGTGGAACTGATGCTGCCCTCGGCGGCGTTCGACGAGTTCTGCGCCCACAACCACGTGATCTGGCGCGAAGACTGA
- a CDS encoding sigma-54-dependent Fis family transcriptional regulator, with protein sequence MEPHLNYPPDADLRKLLRFEPDSGAIWLGERRMVLLHTAALSALRRDLITSVGTDHARRLLTRMGYASGLHDAGFANKTRGDCSLEDMFLVGPQLHMLEGAARVTPLHLKMDAAAGLFEGEFRWDDSWEAHAHRLAYGVVDEPACWILLGYASGYTSAFMGKLILFKEIRCGACGDEHCHIVGKPIDEWPDGAAYGQYFEDDSLLDKMDALSQQVQALKTTLEPTTSGGMLVGNSPAFQQAHNLMQRAAQTQVTVLLTGETGVGKERFARALHAHSDRAAGPFVAVNCAALPAELIEAELFGVEKGAYTGAHAARAGRFERAEGGTLFLDEVGDLPLAAQAKLLRVLQEGEIERLGAEATRKVNVRMVTATNVDLEEAVAQGRFRRDLLYRLNVYPIRIPPLRERSADIEPLARHLLARFMAVHNKRLSGLGERALQALMRHDWPGNVRELENLVERGVILAAQGGTVELEHLFPNQPQERQDSVDPQGRLARVLPAQESELCERIVGSGLPLEQLEAQVLALAVERSGGNLSGAARLLGLTRPQLAYRLKRQQLDEETP encoded by the coding sequence GTGGAACCGCATCTGAACTACCCTCCGGACGCCGACCTGAGGAAACTGCTCCGCTTCGAGCCCGACAGCGGGGCCATCTGGCTCGGCGAGCGCCGCATGGTCCTGCTGCACACGGCGGCGCTGAGTGCGTTGCGCCGCGACCTGATCACCTCGGTCGGCACCGACCACGCCCGCCGCCTGCTCACGCGCATGGGCTACGCCAGCGGTCTGCACGACGCCGGCTTTGCCAACAAGACCCGGGGTGACTGCAGCCTGGAAGACATGTTCCTCGTGGGGCCTCAACTGCACATGCTCGAAGGCGCGGCCCGGGTCACGCCACTGCACCTGAAGATGGACGCGGCTGCGGGCCTGTTCGAGGGCGAGTTCCGGTGGGACGATTCCTGGGAGGCCCATGCCCACCGCCTGGCCTACGGCGTGGTGGACGAGCCGGCCTGCTGGATCCTGCTGGGCTACGCCAGCGGCTACACCAGCGCGTTCATGGGCAAGCTGATCCTGTTCAAGGAAATCCGGTGCGGCGCCTGCGGAGACGAGCACTGCCACATCGTGGGCAAGCCGATCGACGAATGGCCTGACGGCGCGGCCTACGGCCAATACTTCGAAGACGATTCGCTGCTGGACAAGATGGACGCGCTGAGCCAGCAGGTGCAGGCGCTCAAGACCACGCTGGAGCCCACGACTTCTGGCGGCATGCTGGTCGGGAATTCGCCGGCGTTCCAGCAGGCGCACAATCTCATGCAGCGTGCCGCGCAGACCCAGGTCACGGTGCTGCTGACCGGCGAGACCGGGGTTGGCAAAGAGCGTTTCGCCCGCGCCCTGCACGCGCACTCCGACCGCGCCGCGGGCCCCTTCGTGGCGGTGAACTGCGCGGCGCTGCCCGCCGAGCTGATCGAGGCCGAGCTGTTCGGTGTCGAGAAAGGGGCCTACACCGGGGCCCATGCGGCGCGCGCCGGGCGCTTCGAGCGCGCCGAAGGCGGCACGCTGTTCCTCGACGAGGTCGGCGACCTGCCGCTGGCGGCGCAGGCCAAGCTGCTGCGCGTGCTGCAGGAGGGCGAGATCGAGCGGCTGGGGGCCGAGGCCACGCGCAAGGTCAACGTGCGCATGGTCACCGCGACCAACGTGGACCTGGAGGAAGCGGTGGCGCAGGGGCGATTCCGGCGCGACCTGCTGTACCGGCTCAACGTGTACCCCATCCGCATCCCGCCGCTGCGCGAGCGCAGCGCCGACATCGAGCCGCTGGCGCGCCATCTGCTGGCGCGCTTCATGGCGGTGCACAACAAGCGCCTCAGTGGCCTGGGCGAGCGCGCGCTGCAGGCGCTGATGCGGCACGACTGGCCTGGCAACGTGCGCGAGCTGGAGAACCTGGTCGAGCGCGGTGTGATCCTGGCGGCCCAGGGCGGCACGGTGGAGCTCGAACACCTGTTCCCGAACCAGCCCCAGGAGCGCCAGGATAGCGTGGACCCCCAGGGCCGGCTGGCCCGGGTCTTGCCTGCCCAAGAGAGCGAACTCTGCGAGCGCATCGTGGGCAGCGGCCTGCCGCTCGAACAGCTCGAAGCCCAGGTGCTGGCGCTGGCGGTCGAGCGCAGCGGCGGCAACCTGTCGGGTGCGGCACGCCTGCTGGGCCTGACGCGGCCGCAACTGGCCTACCGGCTCAAGCGCCAGCAACTGGACGAAGAAACCCCTTGA
- a CDS encoding GntR family transcriptional regulator, which produces MLPTHHINDRSAGPFNRLAAETPRTLAERAYLAVRQDIVHGRLAPGERLRVEHLKDRYAVGAGTLREALALLVSDALVTVEGQRGYRVSEISLSNLKDLTNTRVMLETEALRQSIRQGDAAWESELTQAFEVLTRAEQHPGGLEPLEWEAANKRFHEALISAHRSPWNKHLLGILYRHGERYRYVAIQMGAAQTIERDVHDEHASIYNAAMARQEARAALALEAHIRLTCDILVQHAGELQAAARQTGAPLPA; this is translated from the coding sequence ATGCTGCCCACTCACCACATCAACGACAGATCGGCCGGACCATTCAACCGGCTGGCGGCCGAGACGCCCCGAACGCTCGCGGAGCGGGCCTACCTGGCGGTGCGCCAGGACATCGTGCATGGCCGGCTCGCGCCCGGCGAGCGCCTGCGGGTGGAGCACCTGAAAGACCGTTATGCGGTGGGCGCGGGCACCCTGCGCGAAGCCCTGGCCCTGCTGGTCTCCGATGCACTGGTCACGGTCGAGGGCCAGCGCGGCTACCGGGTCTCGGAAATCTCGCTCAGCAACCTCAAGGACCTGACCAACACCCGCGTGATGCTGGAGACCGAGGCCCTGCGCCAGTCCATCCGCCAGGGCGATGCGGCCTGGGAGAGCGAGCTGACGCAGGCCTTCGAGGTGCTCACGCGTGCCGAGCAGCATCCCGGTGGCCTGGAGCCGCTCGAATGGGAGGCGGCCAACAAGCGCTTCCACGAGGCCCTGATCTCGGCGCACCGCTCGCCCTGGAACAAGCACTTGCTGGGCATCCTGTACCGGCACGGCGAGCGTTACCGGTATGTGGCCATCCAGATGGGCGCAGCCCAGACCATCGAGCGCGACGTGCACGACGAACACGCCAGCATCTACAACGCGGCGATGGCGCGCCAGGAAGCGCGTGCTGCGCTGGCACTGGAAGCCCACATCCGGCTCACCTGCGACATCCTGGTCCAGCACGCCGGCGAGCTGCAGGCGGCCGCGCGGCAGACCGGCGCACCGTTGCCGGCCTGA
- a CDS encoding protein NO VEIN domain-containing protein, whose amino-acid sequence MLKLERIQKNAALSGLEPGQVVRIVTTEPVGLSDNYSALTVYYKLADGTLRERMLFRTDEAGLSLAEAGRPWAFDAPGEEFKLAVEACRIDLAHLFDPMMAVHTSNVEPLPHQITAVYESMLPRQPLRYVLADDPGAGKTIMAGLFIRELLMRADARRVLIVAPGSLVEQWQDEMFEKFGLSFTLFSREQIDRSRSGNPFDDIDLLVARVDQLARAEDLQEKLMPTQWDLVVVDEAHKLSASYFGNKVDKTKRFLLGELLVSRHGSDVVGCAQPSERSARRIAQPIPSVLASDATPRCASMASADRQMIGDATLGSITRHFLLMTATPHNGKEEDFQLFMSLLDADRFYGKFRDGAHKVDVADLMRRMVKEDMLTFDGTPLFPERRAYTVNYKLSDPEAALYAAVTDYVKTEFARADQLADGGRKGTVGFALTALQRRLASSPEAIYQSLKRRRNKLKRRVEDEKLRQRGQLVKEGLAETVGYENGNGSPEDIWESADDLSPEACEDFEEYLVDQTTAAQTIQELEAEIILLEGLEEQARQVVHSGQDRKWDELSRLLQDTPEMHDSAGRQRKLIIFTEHRDTLNYLAVKIRGLIGSEEAVVMIHGGVKREERRLTLENERRTIDNLTARRESREKELLAMRHVVSATPVVLGGALVIPAGLLMQRKGVPAEPGGWSADADARTRIERIAMHAVIAAERALGHAVIDVSAQKCGWDLTSQPQPVDGRLTTSRHIEVKGRAKGQSTITVTRNEILYGLNQADKFILAIVLVDGDRHEGPFYVRQPFTQEPDWAETSKNLDLGQLLAKAVAPEASL is encoded by the coding sequence ATGCTGAAGCTCGAACGGATCCAGAAGAACGCAGCCCTCTCGGGCCTGGAGCCCGGGCAGGTGGTGCGCATCGTCACGACCGAGCCTGTCGGCCTCAGTGACAACTACAGCGCCCTGACCGTTTACTACAAGCTGGCCGACGGCACGCTGCGCGAGCGGATGCTGTTCCGCACCGACGAGGCCGGGCTATCCTTGGCCGAAGCCGGTCGCCCGTGGGCCTTCGATGCGCCGGGCGAAGAGTTCAAGCTCGCCGTCGAAGCCTGCCGGATCGATCTGGCCCACCTGTTCGACCCGATGATGGCCGTCCACACCTCGAACGTGGAGCCACTACCGCACCAGATCACGGCGGTCTATGAATCCATGCTGCCGCGCCAGCCGCTGCGCTATGTGCTGGCCGACGACCCCGGCGCGGGCAAGACCATCATGGCCGGGCTGTTCATCCGCGAGTTGCTGATGCGCGCCGACGCCAGGCGCGTGCTGATCGTCGCGCCCGGCAGCCTGGTCGAGCAGTGGCAGGACGAAATGTTCGAGAAGTTCGGCCTTTCGTTCACGCTGTTCTCGCGCGAGCAGATCGATCGATCGCGCAGCGGCAACCCCTTCGACGACATCGACCTGCTGGTCGCCCGCGTCGATCAACTGGCGCGCGCCGAAGACCTGCAAGAAAAGCTCATGCCCACGCAGTGGGACTTGGTCGTCGTGGACGAAGCGCACAAGCTCTCGGCCAGCTACTTCGGCAACAAGGTCGACAAGACCAAGCGGTTCCTGCTCGGCGAACTGCTAGTGTCGCGTCACGGATCAGATGTCGTAGGCTGCGCGCAGCCATCGGAGCGCAGCGCAAGGCGCATCGCGCAGCCAATACCGAGCGTATTGGCAAGCGATGCAACGCCGCGATGCGCTTCGATGGCCAGCGCAGACCGACAGATGATCGGTGACGCGACACTAGGCTCCATCACGCGCCACTTCCTGCTGATGACGGCCACGCCGCACAACGGCAAGGAAGAGGACTTCCAGCTTTTCATGTCGCTGCTGGACGCCGACCGCTTCTACGGCAAGTTCCGCGACGGCGCGCACAAGGTCGATGTGGCCGACCTGATGCGCCGCATGGTCAAGGAAGACATGCTCACATTCGACGGCACGCCGCTGTTTCCCGAACGGCGTGCCTACACCGTCAACTACAAGCTCTCCGATCCCGAAGCCGCCCTGTACGCAGCGGTAACCGACTATGTGAAGACCGAGTTCGCCCGCGCCGATCAGTTGGCCGACGGTGGCCGCAAGGGCACGGTGGGCTTTGCCCTGACCGCGCTGCAACGGCGGCTCGCCTCCAGCCCCGAGGCCATCTACCAGTCGCTGAAGCGCCGCCGCAACAAGCTCAAACGCCGCGTCGAGGACGAAAAACTGCGCCAGCGCGGCCAACTTGTCAAAGAAGGTTTGGCCGAAACCGTCGGCTATGAGAACGGCAACGGCTCGCCCGAAGATATCTGGGAGTCCGCAGACGACCTCTCGCCCGAAGCCTGCGAGGACTTCGAGGAATATCTGGTCGATCAGACCACGGCAGCGCAGACCATCCAGGAACTCGAAGCCGAAATCATCCTCCTCGAAGGCCTGGAAGAACAGGCCCGGCAGGTCGTGCACTCCGGCCAAGATCGCAAGTGGGACGAACTCTCCCGCCTGCTGCAAGACACGCCGGAGATGCACGACAGCGCCGGGCGCCAACGCAAGCTCATCATCTTCACCGAACACCGCGACACGCTGAACTACCTCGCGGTGAAGATTCGCGGCCTCATCGGCAGCGAGGAAGCCGTGGTGATGATCCACGGCGGCGTCAAGCGCGAGGAACGGCGCCTGACGCTGGAGAACGAGCGCCGCACCATCGACAACCTCACGGCACGCCGCGAGTCGCGCGAGAAGGAACTGCTGGCCATGCGCCATGTGGTCTCGGCCACGCCGGTCGTGCTCGGCGGCGCGCTCGTCATCCCGGCGGGGCTGCTGATGCAACGCAAGGGCGTTCCGGCGGAACCAGGCGGCTGGTCGGCAGACGCCGACGCCCGCACCCGCATCGAGCGCATCGCCATGCACGCAGTGATCGCCGCCGAGCGCGCCCTGGGTCACGCCGTCATCGATGTCTCGGCGCAGAAGTGCGGTTGGGACCTGACCAGCCAGCCCCAACCTGTGGATGGCCGCCTGACGACCTCGCGCCACATCGAGGTGAAAGGCCGCGCCAAGGGCCAGTCCACGATCACCGTCACGCGCAACGAAATCCTCTACGGCCTGAACCAGGCGGACAAGTTCATCCTCGCCATCGTGCTGGTGGACGGTGATCGGCACGAGGGGCCGTTTTACGTGCGCCAGCCCTTCACGCAGGAGCCGGACTGGGCGGAAACCAGCAAGAACCTCGATCTGGGCCAGTTGCTGGCCAAGGCCGTCGCGCCGGAGGCATCGCTGTGA
- the nuoN gene encoding NADH-quinone oxidoreductase subunit NuoN yields MINDISWLAIYPEIVLLTMACVIALADLGVRSPRRTETYVLTMLTLAVVAVLQAMYARSGHTFYGFGNMVISDAMGNWLKCFATVAMMITLVYGRPYAAERDMLRGGELFTLGMFALLGMFIMIGGNNFLVIYLGLELLTLSSYALVALRRDNATATEAAMKYFVLGALASGFLLYGLSMLYGATGSLDIGQVFKAINAGQIKHQVLVFGLVFVVAGLAFKLGAVPFHMWIPDVYQGAPTAVTLMLAGAPKLAALAITLRLLVDGLLPLAIDWQQMLALLAIGSLLVGNLAAIAQTNLKRMLAYSTIAQMGFVLLGLMSGVVNGKVDATAVENAYSAAMFYVITYVLTTLAAFGVILLLAREGFESEEIADFAGLNQRSPLYAGVMAVCLFSLAGIPPLVGFYAKLSVLQALLASGQGWHLALAVFAVGMSLIGAFYYLRVVKVMYFDAPLTASNVSAPIDVRMLLTLNGALILVLGLLPGGLMALCAEAVVRALAT; encoded by the coding sequence ATGATCAACGACATCAGTTGGCTGGCGATTTACCCCGAAATCGTGCTGTTGACCATGGCCTGCGTGATCGCGCTGGCCGACCTGGGCGTGCGCAGCCCCCGCCGCACGGAAACCTATGTGCTGACCATGCTGACGCTGGCCGTGGTGGCCGTGCTGCAGGCCATGTACGCCCGCAGCGGCCACACCTTTTACGGTTTCGGCAACATGGTGATCAGCGATGCGATGGGCAACTGGCTCAAATGCTTTGCCACCGTGGCGATGATGATCACCTTGGTCTATGGCCGCCCCTATGCGGCCGAGCGCGACATGCTGCGCGGGGGCGAGCTGTTCACGCTGGGCATGTTTGCCCTGCTGGGCATGTTCATCATGATCGGCGGCAACAACTTCCTGGTGATCTACCTGGGCCTGGAACTGCTCACGCTATCGAGCTATGCGCTGGTGGCGCTGCGCCGCGACAACGCCACGGCGACCGAAGCCGCCATGAAGTATTTCGTGCTCGGCGCGCTGGCCAGCGGCTTCCTGCTGTACGGCCTGTCGATGCTTTATGGCGCCACCGGCTCGCTGGACATCGGCCAGGTATTCAAAGCCATCAACGCCGGCCAGATCAAGCACCAGGTGCTGGTCTTCGGGCTGGTTTTCGTGGTCGCCGGCCTGGCCTTCAAACTCGGCGCGGTGCCGTTTCACATGTGGATTCCCGATGTCTACCAAGGCGCCCCGACGGCGGTGACGCTGATGCTGGCTGGCGCGCCCAAGCTGGCGGCATTGGCCATCACGCTGCGCCTGCTGGTCGACGGCCTGCTGCCATTGGCGATCGATTGGCAGCAGATGCTGGCGCTACTGGCCATCGGCTCGCTGCTGGTGGGCAACCTGGCGGCGATTGCACAAACCAACCTCAAGCGCATGCTGGCCTATTCGACCATCGCCCAAATGGGCTTTGTGCTGCTGGGCCTGATGTCGGGGGTGGTCAACGGCAAGGTCGATGCCACGGCGGTCGAAAACGCCTACAGCGCGGCCATGTTCTACGTCATCACCTACGTGCTGACCACGCTGGCGGCGTTCGGCGTGATCCTGTTGCTGGCCCGTGAAGGCTTTGAGAGCGAAGAGATTGCCGATTTCGCCGGTCTGAACCAACGCAGCCCGCTGTACGCCGGCGTCATGGCGGTGTGCCTGTTCTCGCTGGCCGGCATTCCACCGCTGGTCGGCTTTTATGCCAAGCTGTCGGTGCTGCAAGCGCTGCTGGCCTCCGGCCAGGGCTGGCACCTGGCCCTGGCGGTGTTTGCGGTAGGCATGTCGCTGATCGGCGCTTTTTACTACCTGCGCGTGGTCAAGGTGATGTATTTCGACGCCCCGCTGACGGCCTCGAATGTGTCAGCGCCGATCGATGTGCGCATGCTGCTGACGCTCAACGGCGCGCTGATCCTGGTGCTGGGCCTGCTGCCCGGCGGCCTGATGGCGCTGTGCGCCGAGGCCGTGGTGCGCGCGCTGGCGACCTGA